GCAGACGAGTCCGCAAATCAGACATTTCTTTGATGGAGAGGCCCTGATAGTCCAGGACCAGTGCCATTTCGGCCTCGCCAAGAAGCTTTTTAAGCTCCTCGACGATCTGTTGCTTGCTCTCCAGAGTGCGGCCCATAGGGATTAGATCGGAGGAACAAGCTGGACACGCGGGCGTTTCGGGGCTCCCGAGGGAGACGAGGCCGCGTGTCGATCCAACCCAATGGGAAAAAATCGTCGCATTTTCCTCGGCAGGACTTATGAAACATGCTCAACGCCGTTGAGATGGAACAACCTGCTGTCTTAGGCCGGGCGCGTGCCCGTGGACTGGCAATAGCCAGTCCACAAATTTACATCACTGTGTTCAGCCTTCCTGCTCGATGTCCTGCAGCAAAGCGATATCAACTTCGACAGAAGGTCCCATCGTGGATGTGACATACAGGCTTTTCCAGTAACGACCTTTAGCGCCACTGGGCTTGTTGCGATCGATGGTTTCCTGCAAAGTCTTGAGGTTTTCCAGCAAGGCCTCAGCAGTAAAACTCGCTTTACCGAAGCGAACATGCACGATTCCGGTGCGGTCTGCACGAAATTCAAGCTTGCCTGCCTTGAATTCTTGAATCGCAGACGCCAGGTCGGTGGTAACCGTTCCCGCTTTTGGATTAGGCATCAAGCCACGTGGACCAAGAACACGGCCCAACTTGGCAACCTTCGGCATCATGTCTGGGGTCGCAATGAGAAGGTCGAAATTCATTTCGCCCTTGGAGATGGCCTCCACAAGGTCCTCATCACCCGAAAGTTCAGCGCCGGCGGCCTTGGCCTCAGCAACTTTTTCACCGCGGGTAATCACCGCGATACGAACGGTTTGCCCCGTTCCCTGAGGGAGAGCCACCGTTGTACGCAGCTGCTGGTCGGTGTATTTGGGATCGATACCAAGGCGCACATGCGCCTCCATCGTTTCGTCGAATTTGGCTGTGGCGTTCTCTTTCACCAACTGAATGGCTTCAAGAGGCTGATAGGCACGGTCCTCGATTTTGGTAACGAGGCTGGCCAGGCGTTTGGAAAGTTTTGGCATGACAGGTATGGGGTTCAAGCGACGCTGAGGCCTCCCCCGAAATCA
The Synechococcus sp. CC9311 DNA segment above includes these coding regions:
- the rplA gene encoding 50S ribosomal protein L1, with translation MPKLSKRLASLVTKIEDRAYQPLEAIQLVKENATAKFDETMEAHVRLGIDPKYTDQQLRTTVALPQGTGQTVRIAVITRGEKVAEAKAAGAELSGDEDLVEAISKGEMNFDLLIATPDMMPKVAKLGRVLGPRGLMPNPKAGTVTTDLASAIQEFKAGKLEFRADRTGIVHVRFGKASFTAEALLENLKTLQETIDRNKPSGAKGRYWKSLYVTSTMGPSVEVDIALLQDIEQEG